From a region of the Tachysurus fulvidraco isolate hzauxx_2018 chromosome 5, HZAU_PFXX_2.0, whole genome shotgun sequence genome:
- the mafaa gene encoding transcription factor MafAa, translating into MATDLAMSADLPTSPLAIEYVNDFDLMKFEVKKEPPEAERYCHRLPPGSLSSTPISTPCSSVPSSPSFCAPSPGAQPVQNLGVNNNNNSSSSSNGGNNSNNSTQGASGKPQLEDFYWIPNYQHHISPEALNLTPEDAVEALIGNAHHHHHHHHHQQYDTFRGQQYVGEDLTTSSNGYHHAAHAHHPHHHHHGHHTLARLEDRFTDEQLVSMTVRELNRQLRGFSKEEVIRLKQKRRTLKNRGYAQSCRYKRVQQRHMLETEKCTLQNQVEQLKQDVARLAKERDMYKEKYEKLAGRTYNGGSSNTNRDPSSGNHGKASSADFFM; encoded by the coding sequence ATGGCCACGGACCTCGCCATGAGCGCTGACCTGCCCACCAGTCCCCTGGCTATCGAGTACGTGAACGACTTCGACCTCATGAAGTTTGAGGTGAAAAAGGAGCCTCCTGAGGCCGAGCGTTACTGCCACCGCTTACCGCCGGGCTCTCTTTCCTCCACGCCGATCAGCACGCCGTGCTCCTCCGTGCCTTCCTCGCCAAGTTTTTGCGCACCTAGTCCCGGCGCACAGCCCGTCCAGAACCTCGGAgtcaataacaacaacaacagtagtAGCAGCAGCAATGGTGgaaacaacagcaataacagTACTCAGGGCGCTTCAGGCAAGCCCCAGCTGGAGGACTTCTACTGGATCCCTAACTACCAGCACCACATCAGCCCAGAGGCTTTAAACCTGACCCCCGAGGACGCCGTAGAGGCGCTCATTGGAAACgcgcaccaccaccaccatcaccatcaccatcagcaATACGACACGTTCCGCGGGCAGCAGTACGTCGGCGAGGACCTGACGACCTCCTCAAACGGGTACCACCACGCGGCGCACGCCCACCACccgcaccaccaccatcacggccACCATACGCTCGCGCGTCTCGAAGACCGTTTCACGGACGAGCAGCTCGTTAGCATGACGGTGCGCGAGTTGAACCGGCAGCTGCGCGGCTTCAGCAAGGAGGAGGTGATCCGTCTGAAGCAAAAACGGCGCACCCTGAAGAACCGCGGCTACGCGCAGTCATGTCGCTATAAGCGCGTGCAACAGCGGCACATGCTCGAAACGGAGAAGTGCACGCTGCAGAACCAAGTGGAGCAACTCAAGCAGGACGTGGCGCGCTTGGccaaagagagagacatgtacAAAGAAAAGTACGAGAAGCTTGCAGGCCGAACCTACAACGGCGGCAGCAGCAACACCAACCGGGACCCGTCCAGCGGTAATCACGGCAAAGCCTCATCGGCGGATTTCTTCATGTGA